One window of Vidua chalybeata isolate OUT-0048 chromosome 14, bVidCha1 merged haplotype, whole genome shotgun sequence genomic DNA carries:
- the NHSL2 gene encoding NHS-like protein 2 isoform X1: MPFYRRSVAVRVRPVGPLTDLRDTCSVSALALLRQLAELCGHSVSLLGDIEGHLRALARRAARLHRRAARLQSLLRGRPLRATATATSNLDVESKKAVPTKLPWQQPVNVFLAAGRPPGMEQLHQEAQLNLQSLLQEEYEEQYTESRVTGQTFRTAGHLPPDTSPEPSPRPPPAKRLEFVLMPPSQRAAEEETSSSTVLSARPPDTSLSLPTSPDKQPPWPRAFPLPPVEEKQWHQPGSIQTNIVPINVSGQHFARHASARHSLFNTETAMNPKSTLRRRRTIIGFPNLSLRDQGSANGPTSSTHAPIGESLSCSFVPETTSRGTKPQEISPRPPLSAPLRKTFSDLGACCCQPPAAMDGAANPCASACNGTQGTPFSLPWTPLGYGSPPSLTTGPGKGPTCTSPGGFIPSPSPGSPTASTSFFIATEERMGSNGPSFFSGPVPASPPSSECIQGAQGNFLPGSREELEPAAGPAQLKVERAGCRFRERSLSVPTDSGSLCSVDIAYAETRRGSANYALGYPSASSEGSTSTDNISLGLEPEGQRRQRSKSISLKKAKKKPSPPTRSVSLIKEGQDGDEGLSAALPKDQRPKSLCIPPELQGHRLVHANPQGSAGREPNSTAAPHQWHLTDWRADGDPYQSLSGSSTTTGTTAVECAKTRGSSESLMSPSVSRATTPSQLSAEVDLKTSSPGRPTGLMSPSSGYSSQSETPTPTVPTSTILGHSPHQVRVRPLVPERKSSLPPTSPMERSPKGRLSFDLPLTPPTHLDHIGLKISLKGKTKVSRHHSDSTFGTKLAQKTSPITPIMPVVTQSDLRSVRLRSISRSEPEDNVDGPEHTEEPAHIPCPGPERKVKPPVAEKPPLARRPPCILPKPPVLREEGPLSPKSPPGTTAKEKGLAQDTFVVLRRGELRRGLGEPHLSLTPAGPRRLSQGSLDELRPERSGAEGERRKAKVPPPVPKKPSVLYLPLIPAPAQLGAGVGDLPPTPSPIITLDTDPTCCDPDAEDPPTPKAVGTSASEPASEPASEQGSSAEAGTEEKSFASDKTAESIVEEDDEVFTTSRTTEDLFTVIHRSKRKVLGRKEPGDTFSSRPTSHSPVKTSGSPTGESLAAAGNSGKSSSRNEDFKALLQKKSSKTSPGTRPSAAELLKTTNPLARRVITEFAPELDSANSPKSQP, from the exons ccacctCTAACCTGGACGTCGAGAGCAAGAAAGCCGTCCCCACCAAGCTGCCATGGCAGCAACCCGTGAACGTCTTCCTGGCAGCTGGGCGCCCACCGGGCATGGAGCAGCTGCACCAGGAGGCCCAGCTCAACCTCCAGAGCTTGCTGCAAG AGGAGTATGAGGAGCAGTACACCGAGAGCAGGGTCACTGGGCAGACCTTCCGCACTGCTGGTCACTTGCCCCCCGACACCTCCCCTGAACCATCACCTCGACCCCCACCTGCCAAGCGCCTTGAGTTTGTGCTTATG CCCCCGAGCCAGCGAGCGGCTGAAGAGGagaccagcagcagcactgtgctcaGTGCTCGGCCTCCTGACacctccctgagcctccccaCCAGCCCGGACAAGCAGCCCCCCTGGCCCAGGGCCTTCCCCTTACCCCCTGTGGAGGAGAAGCAGTGGcaccagcctggctccatccaGACCAACATTGTCCCCATCAATGTCTCCG GGCAGCACTTTGCTAGGCACGCGAGTGCTCGTCACTCCCTGTTTAACACAGAGACTGCGATGAACCCAAAGTCCACCCTGCGGCGTAGACGGACCATTATTGGATTCCCTAACCTGTCCCTGCGAGACCAAG GCAGCGCCAACGGCCCCACATCCAGCACACACGCGCCCATCGGTGAgtccctgtcctgcagcttcGTGCCTGAGACCACGAGCAGAGGGACGAAGCCCCAGGAGATCAGCCCTCGCCCGCCCCTCTCAGCCCCACTGAGGAAGACCTTCAGTGACCTCGGggcctgctgctgccagccaccTGCTGCCATGGATGGGGCAGCCAAcccctgtgccagtgcctgcaatgggacacagggcacccctttttccctgccctggaccCCCCTGGGTTATGGGAGCCCCCCCAGCCTCACCACTGGCCCAGGCAAGGGGCCCACCTGCACCTCGCCAGGCGGCTTCATCCCATCACCCAGCCCAGGTTCACCCACCGCCTCCACCTCCTTCTTCATCGCCACAGAAGAGCGCATGGGCAGCAACGGGCCCAGCTTTTTCTCTGGCCCAGTGCCTGCTTCCCCCCCTAGCTCCGAGTGCATCCAGGGAGCCCAGGGGAATTTCTTGCCAGGAAGCCgagaggagctggagccagcGGCAGGGCCAGCGCAGCTGAAGGTGGAGCGGGCAGGGTGCCGGTTCCGGGAGCGGTCGCTGTCAGTGCCCACTGACTCGGggtccctctgctctgtggaCATCGCATATGCCGAGACCCGGCGGGGCAGTGCCAACTATGCCCTGGGCTACCCCAGCGCCAGCTCCgagggcagcaccagcactgacAACatctccctggggctggagcctgaggggcagcggcggcagcgctCCAAGAGCATCTCCCTGAAGAAGGCCAAGAAGAAGCCCTCGCCACCCACACGCAGCGTCTCACTGATCAAAGAGGGGCAGGATGGTGATGAGGGGCTCAGTGCGGCACTGCCCAAGGACCAGCGGCCCAAGAGCCTGTGCATCCCACCAGAGCTCCAGGGTCACCGGCTGGTGCATGCCAACCCCCAGGGAAGTGCAGGCAGGGAGCCCAACAGCACAGCTGCCCCCCACCAGTGGCATCTCACAGACTGGAGGGCTGACGGTGATCCCTACCAGTCCCTCTCTGGCTCAAGCACAACCACAGGGACCACGGCTGTTGAGTGTGCCAAGACACGGGGCAGCTCTGAGTCCCTCATGTCCCCTTCAGTCTCCAGGGCCACAACGCCctctcagctctctgctgaggTAGACCTCAAGACCTCCTCACCAGGCAGGCCCACAGGGCTGATGTCCCCCTCCAGTGGGTACTCCAGTCAGTCGGAGACCCCAACCCCTACTGTGCCCACCTCCACCATCCTCGGGCACTCCCCGCACCAGGTGCGTGTGAGGCCACTGGTCCCCGAGAGGAAATCCTCTCTGCCCCCCACGTCCCCCATGGAGAGGAGTCCCAAGGGCAGGCTGTCTTTCGACCTCCCACTGACTCCACCCACCCACCTCGACCACATAGGGCTGAAGATCTCCCTGAAGGGGAAGACAAAGGTCAGCCGGCACCACTCTGACTCCACCTTTGGCACCAAGCTGGCCCAGAAGACCAGTCCCATCACACCCATCATGCCCGTGGTGACGCAGTCTGACCTGCGCTCTGTCCGCCTCCGCTCCATCAGCCGCTCAGAGCCAGAGGACAATGTTGATGGCCCAGAGCACACAGAGGAGCCAGCGCACATCCCCTGCCCAGGGCCGGAGAGGAAAGTGAAGCCACCCGTGGCAGAGAAGCCACCACTGGCCAGGCGCCCCCCCTGCATCCTGCCCAAGCCCCCAGTTCTGCGGGAGGAGGGTCCCCtgtcccccaaatccccaccaGGCACAACCGCCAAGGAgaaggggctggcacaggacacCTTTGTGGTGCTGCGGAGAGGGGAGCTGaggaggggtctgggggagcCCCATTTGTCTCTGACCCCAGCGGGGCCCCGGCGGCTCTCGCAGGGCAGCCTGGATGAGCTGCGGCCAGAGCGGAGCGGTGCCGAGGGGGAGCGGAGGAAGGCCAAGGTGCCCCCACCAGTGCCCAAAAAGCCCAGTGTGCTGTACCTGCCGctcatcccagccccagcacagttGGGAGCTGGTGTGGGGGACCTGCcacccacccccagccccatcaTCACCCTGGACACTGACCCCACCTGCTGCGACCCTGACGCTGAGGATCCACCAACCCCCAAGGCTGTGGGCACGTCTGCCAGTGAGCCTGCCAGCGAACCTGCCTCAGAGCAAG gcagctcagcagaagCCGGCACGGAGGAGAAGAGCTTTGCCAGCGACAAGACGGCCGAGTCCATCGtggaggaggatgatgaggtGTTCACAACGTCCCGCACTACGGAGGATCTCTTCACAGTGATCCACAG GTCAAAGAGGAAGGTCTTGGGACGAAAAGAGCCTGGTGACACCTTCAGCAGCCGACCCACCTCCCACTCACCTGTAAAGACTTCAGGCTCCCCAACTGGCGAgtctctggcagcagcaggcaacAGTGGGAAGTCTTCCAGCAGGAATGAGGATTTTAAAGCCCTGCTCCAgaagaagagcagcaaaacaagCCCCGGTACTCGGCCATCTGCTGCCGAACTGCTCAAGACCACGAACCCGCTGGCCCGGAGGGTCATCACAGAGTTTGCCCCTGAGCTGGACAGTGCAAACAGCCCCAAAAGCCAGCCCTGA
- the NHSL2 gene encoding NHS-like protein 2 isoform X4, which produces MGNAQRKGPRSQRRGRMPSATATSNLDVESKKAVPTKLPWQQPVNVFLAAGRPPGMEQLHQEAQLNLQSLLQEEYEEQYTESRVTGQTFRTAGHLPPDTSPEPSPRPPPAKRLEFVLMPPSQRAAEEETSSSTVLSARPPDTSLSLPTSPDKQPPWPRAFPLPPVEEKQWHQPGSIQTNIVPINVSGQHFARHASARHSLFNTETAMNPKSTLRRRRTIIGFPNLSLRDQGSANGPTSSTHAPIGESLSCSFVPETTSRGTKPQEISPRPPLSAPLRKTFSDLGACCCQPPAAMDGAANPCASACNGTQGTPFSLPWTPLGYGSPPSLTTGPGKGPTCTSPGGFIPSPSPGSPTASTSFFIATEERMGSNGPSFFSGPVPASPPSSECIQGAQGNFLPGSREELEPAAGPAQLKVERAGCRFRERSLSVPTDSGSLCSVDIAYAETRRGSANYALGYPSASSEGSTSTDNISLGLEPEGQRRQRSKSISLKKAKKKPSPPTRSVSLIKEGQDGDEGLSAALPKDQRPKSLCIPPELQGHRLVHANPQGSAGREPNSTAAPHQWHLTDWRADGDPYQSLSGSSTTTGTTAVECAKTRGSSESLMSPSVSRATTPSQLSAEVDLKTSSPGRPTGLMSPSSGYSSQSETPTPTVPTSTILGHSPHQVRVRPLVPERKSSLPPTSPMERSPKGRLSFDLPLTPPTHLDHIGLKISLKGKTKVSRHHSDSTFGTKLAQKTSPITPIMPVVTQSDLRSVRLRSISRSEPEDNVDGPEHTEEPAHIPCPGPERKVKPPVAEKPPLARRPPCILPKPPVLREEGPLSPKSPPGTTAKEKGLAQDTFVVLRRGELRRGLGEPHLSLTPAGPRRLSQGSLDELRPERSGAEGERRKAKVPPPVPKKPSVLYLPLIPAPAQLGAGVGDLPPTPSPIITLDTDPTCCDPDAEDPPTPKAVGTSASEPASEPASEQGSSAEAGTEEKSFASDKTAESIVEEDDEVFTTSRTTEDLFTVIHRSKRKVLGRKEPGDTFSSRPTSHSPVKTSGSPTGESLAAAGNSGKSSSRNEDFKALLQKKSSKTSPGTRPSAAELLKTTNPLARRVITEFAPELDSANSPKSQP; this is translated from the exons aTGGGCAACGCGCAGCGGAAGGGGCCGCGCAGCCAGCGGCGGGGCAGGATGCCCTCGGCAACAG ccacctCTAACCTGGACGTCGAGAGCAAGAAAGCCGTCCCCACCAAGCTGCCATGGCAGCAACCCGTGAACGTCTTCCTGGCAGCTGGGCGCCCACCGGGCATGGAGCAGCTGCACCAGGAGGCCCAGCTCAACCTCCAGAGCTTGCTGCAAG AGGAGTATGAGGAGCAGTACACCGAGAGCAGGGTCACTGGGCAGACCTTCCGCACTGCTGGTCACTTGCCCCCCGACACCTCCCCTGAACCATCACCTCGACCCCCACCTGCCAAGCGCCTTGAGTTTGTGCTTATG CCCCCGAGCCAGCGAGCGGCTGAAGAGGagaccagcagcagcactgtgctcaGTGCTCGGCCTCCTGACacctccctgagcctccccaCCAGCCCGGACAAGCAGCCCCCCTGGCCCAGGGCCTTCCCCTTACCCCCTGTGGAGGAGAAGCAGTGGcaccagcctggctccatccaGACCAACATTGTCCCCATCAATGTCTCCG GGCAGCACTTTGCTAGGCACGCGAGTGCTCGTCACTCCCTGTTTAACACAGAGACTGCGATGAACCCAAAGTCCACCCTGCGGCGTAGACGGACCATTATTGGATTCCCTAACCTGTCCCTGCGAGACCAAG GCAGCGCCAACGGCCCCACATCCAGCACACACGCGCCCATCGGTGAgtccctgtcctgcagcttcGTGCCTGAGACCACGAGCAGAGGGACGAAGCCCCAGGAGATCAGCCCTCGCCCGCCCCTCTCAGCCCCACTGAGGAAGACCTTCAGTGACCTCGGggcctgctgctgccagccaccTGCTGCCATGGATGGGGCAGCCAAcccctgtgccagtgcctgcaatgggacacagggcacccctttttccctgccctggaccCCCCTGGGTTATGGGAGCCCCCCCAGCCTCACCACTGGCCCAGGCAAGGGGCCCACCTGCACCTCGCCAGGCGGCTTCATCCCATCACCCAGCCCAGGTTCACCCACCGCCTCCACCTCCTTCTTCATCGCCACAGAAGAGCGCATGGGCAGCAACGGGCCCAGCTTTTTCTCTGGCCCAGTGCCTGCTTCCCCCCCTAGCTCCGAGTGCATCCAGGGAGCCCAGGGGAATTTCTTGCCAGGAAGCCgagaggagctggagccagcGGCAGGGCCAGCGCAGCTGAAGGTGGAGCGGGCAGGGTGCCGGTTCCGGGAGCGGTCGCTGTCAGTGCCCACTGACTCGGggtccctctgctctgtggaCATCGCATATGCCGAGACCCGGCGGGGCAGTGCCAACTATGCCCTGGGCTACCCCAGCGCCAGCTCCgagggcagcaccagcactgacAACatctccctggggctggagcctgaggggcagcggcggcagcgctCCAAGAGCATCTCCCTGAAGAAGGCCAAGAAGAAGCCCTCGCCACCCACACGCAGCGTCTCACTGATCAAAGAGGGGCAGGATGGTGATGAGGGGCTCAGTGCGGCACTGCCCAAGGACCAGCGGCCCAAGAGCCTGTGCATCCCACCAGAGCTCCAGGGTCACCGGCTGGTGCATGCCAACCCCCAGGGAAGTGCAGGCAGGGAGCCCAACAGCACAGCTGCCCCCCACCAGTGGCATCTCACAGACTGGAGGGCTGACGGTGATCCCTACCAGTCCCTCTCTGGCTCAAGCACAACCACAGGGACCACGGCTGTTGAGTGTGCCAAGACACGGGGCAGCTCTGAGTCCCTCATGTCCCCTTCAGTCTCCAGGGCCACAACGCCctctcagctctctgctgaggTAGACCTCAAGACCTCCTCACCAGGCAGGCCCACAGGGCTGATGTCCCCCTCCAGTGGGTACTCCAGTCAGTCGGAGACCCCAACCCCTACTGTGCCCACCTCCACCATCCTCGGGCACTCCCCGCACCAGGTGCGTGTGAGGCCACTGGTCCCCGAGAGGAAATCCTCTCTGCCCCCCACGTCCCCCATGGAGAGGAGTCCCAAGGGCAGGCTGTCTTTCGACCTCCCACTGACTCCACCCACCCACCTCGACCACATAGGGCTGAAGATCTCCCTGAAGGGGAAGACAAAGGTCAGCCGGCACCACTCTGACTCCACCTTTGGCACCAAGCTGGCCCAGAAGACCAGTCCCATCACACCCATCATGCCCGTGGTGACGCAGTCTGACCTGCGCTCTGTCCGCCTCCGCTCCATCAGCCGCTCAGAGCCAGAGGACAATGTTGATGGCCCAGAGCACACAGAGGAGCCAGCGCACATCCCCTGCCCAGGGCCGGAGAGGAAAGTGAAGCCACCCGTGGCAGAGAAGCCACCACTGGCCAGGCGCCCCCCCTGCATCCTGCCCAAGCCCCCAGTTCTGCGGGAGGAGGGTCCCCtgtcccccaaatccccaccaGGCACAACCGCCAAGGAgaaggggctggcacaggacacCTTTGTGGTGCTGCGGAGAGGGGAGCTGaggaggggtctgggggagcCCCATTTGTCTCTGACCCCAGCGGGGCCCCGGCGGCTCTCGCAGGGCAGCCTGGATGAGCTGCGGCCAGAGCGGAGCGGTGCCGAGGGGGAGCGGAGGAAGGCCAAGGTGCCCCCACCAGTGCCCAAAAAGCCCAGTGTGCTGTACCTGCCGctcatcccagccccagcacagttGGGAGCTGGTGTGGGGGACCTGCcacccacccccagccccatcaTCACCCTGGACACTGACCCCACCTGCTGCGACCCTGACGCTGAGGATCCACCAACCCCCAAGGCTGTGGGCACGTCTGCCAGTGAGCCTGCCAGCGAACCTGCCTCAGAGCAAG gcagctcagcagaagCCGGCACGGAGGAGAAGAGCTTTGCCAGCGACAAGACGGCCGAGTCCATCGtggaggaggatgatgaggtGTTCACAACGTCCCGCACTACGGAGGATCTCTTCACAGTGATCCACAG GTCAAAGAGGAAGGTCTTGGGACGAAAAGAGCCTGGTGACACCTTCAGCAGCCGACCCACCTCCCACTCACCTGTAAAGACTTCAGGCTCCCCAACTGGCGAgtctctggcagcagcaggcaacAGTGGGAAGTCTTCCAGCAGGAATGAGGATTTTAAAGCCCTGCTCCAgaagaagagcagcaaaacaagCCCCGGTACTCGGCCATCTGCTGCCGAACTGCTCAAGACCACGAACCCGCTGGCCCGGAGGGTCATCACAGAGTTTGCCCCTGAGCTGGACAGTGCAAACAGCCCCAAAAGCCAGCCCTGA
- the NHSL2 gene encoding NHS-like protein 2 isoform X2, whose product MPFYRRSVAVRVRPVGPLTDLRDTCSVSALALLRQLAELCGHSVSLLGDIEGHLRALARRAARLHRRAARLQSLLRGRPLRATATATSNLDVESKKAVPTKLPWQQPVNVFLAAGRPPGMEQLHQEAQLNLQSLLQEEYEEQYTESRVTGQTFRTAGHLPPDTSPEPSPRPPPAKRLEFVLMPPSQRAAEEETSSSTVLSARPPDTSLSLPTSPDKQPPWPRAFPLPPVEEKQWHQPGSIQTNIVPINVSETAMNPKSTLRRRRTIIGFPNLSLRDQGSANGPTSSTHAPIGESLSCSFVPETTSRGTKPQEISPRPPLSAPLRKTFSDLGACCCQPPAAMDGAANPCASACNGTQGTPFSLPWTPLGYGSPPSLTTGPGKGPTCTSPGGFIPSPSPGSPTASTSFFIATEERMGSNGPSFFSGPVPASPPSSECIQGAQGNFLPGSREELEPAAGPAQLKVERAGCRFRERSLSVPTDSGSLCSVDIAYAETRRGSANYALGYPSASSEGSTSTDNISLGLEPEGQRRQRSKSISLKKAKKKPSPPTRSVSLIKEGQDGDEGLSAALPKDQRPKSLCIPPELQGHRLVHANPQGSAGREPNSTAAPHQWHLTDWRADGDPYQSLSGSSTTTGTTAVECAKTRGSSESLMSPSVSRATTPSQLSAEVDLKTSSPGRPTGLMSPSSGYSSQSETPTPTVPTSTILGHSPHQVRVRPLVPERKSSLPPTSPMERSPKGRLSFDLPLTPPTHLDHIGLKISLKGKTKVSRHHSDSTFGTKLAQKTSPITPIMPVVTQSDLRSVRLRSISRSEPEDNVDGPEHTEEPAHIPCPGPERKVKPPVAEKPPLARRPPCILPKPPVLREEGPLSPKSPPGTTAKEKGLAQDTFVVLRRGELRRGLGEPHLSLTPAGPRRLSQGSLDELRPERSGAEGERRKAKVPPPVPKKPSVLYLPLIPAPAQLGAGVGDLPPTPSPIITLDTDPTCCDPDAEDPPTPKAVGTSASEPASEPASEQGSSAEAGTEEKSFASDKTAESIVEEDDEVFTTSRTTEDLFTVIHRSKRKVLGRKEPGDTFSSRPTSHSPVKTSGSPTGESLAAAGNSGKSSSRNEDFKALLQKKSSKTSPGTRPSAAELLKTTNPLARRVITEFAPELDSANSPKSQP is encoded by the exons ccacctCTAACCTGGACGTCGAGAGCAAGAAAGCCGTCCCCACCAAGCTGCCATGGCAGCAACCCGTGAACGTCTTCCTGGCAGCTGGGCGCCCACCGGGCATGGAGCAGCTGCACCAGGAGGCCCAGCTCAACCTCCAGAGCTTGCTGCAAG AGGAGTATGAGGAGCAGTACACCGAGAGCAGGGTCACTGGGCAGACCTTCCGCACTGCTGGTCACTTGCCCCCCGACACCTCCCCTGAACCATCACCTCGACCCCCACCTGCCAAGCGCCTTGAGTTTGTGCTTATG CCCCCGAGCCAGCGAGCGGCTGAAGAGGagaccagcagcagcactgtgctcaGTGCTCGGCCTCCTGACacctccctgagcctccccaCCAGCCCGGACAAGCAGCCCCCCTGGCCCAGGGCCTTCCCCTTACCCCCTGTGGAGGAGAAGCAGTGGcaccagcctggctccatccaGACCAACATTGTCCCCATCAATGTCTCCG AGACTGCGATGAACCCAAAGTCCACCCTGCGGCGTAGACGGACCATTATTGGATTCCCTAACCTGTCCCTGCGAGACCAAG GCAGCGCCAACGGCCCCACATCCAGCACACACGCGCCCATCGGTGAgtccctgtcctgcagcttcGTGCCTGAGACCACGAGCAGAGGGACGAAGCCCCAGGAGATCAGCCCTCGCCCGCCCCTCTCAGCCCCACTGAGGAAGACCTTCAGTGACCTCGGggcctgctgctgccagccaccTGCTGCCATGGATGGGGCAGCCAAcccctgtgccagtgcctgcaatgggacacagggcacccctttttccctgccctggaccCCCCTGGGTTATGGGAGCCCCCCCAGCCTCACCACTGGCCCAGGCAAGGGGCCCACCTGCACCTCGCCAGGCGGCTTCATCCCATCACCCAGCCCAGGTTCACCCACCGCCTCCACCTCCTTCTTCATCGCCACAGAAGAGCGCATGGGCAGCAACGGGCCCAGCTTTTTCTCTGGCCCAGTGCCTGCTTCCCCCCCTAGCTCCGAGTGCATCCAGGGAGCCCAGGGGAATTTCTTGCCAGGAAGCCgagaggagctggagccagcGGCAGGGCCAGCGCAGCTGAAGGTGGAGCGGGCAGGGTGCCGGTTCCGGGAGCGGTCGCTGTCAGTGCCCACTGACTCGGggtccctctgctctgtggaCATCGCATATGCCGAGACCCGGCGGGGCAGTGCCAACTATGCCCTGGGCTACCCCAGCGCCAGCTCCgagggcagcaccagcactgacAACatctccctggggctggagcctgaggggcagcggcggcagcgctCCAAGAGCATCTCCCTGAAGAAGGCCAAGAAGAAGCCCTCGCCACCCACACGCAGCGTCTCACTGATCAAAGAGGGGCAGGATGGTGATGAGGGGCTCAGTGCGGCACTGCCCAAGGACCAGCGGCCCAAGAGCCTGTGCATCCCACCAGAGCTCCAGGGTCACCGGCTGGTGCATGCCAACCCCCAGGGAAGTGCAGGCAGGGAGCCCAACAGCACAGCTGCCCCCCACCAGTGGCATCTCACAGACTGGAGGGCTGACGGTGATCCCTACCAGTCCCTCTCTGGCTCAAGCACAACCACAGGGACCACGGCTGTTGAGTGTGCCAAGACACGGGGCAGCTCTGAGTCCCTCATGTCCCCTTCAGTCTCCAGGGCCACAACGCCctctcagctctctgctgaggTAGACCTCAAGACCTCCTCACCAGGCAGGCCCACAGGGCTGATGTCCCCCTCCAGTGGGTACTCCAGTCAGTCGGAGACCCCAACCCCTACTGTGCCCACCTCCACCATCCTCGGGCACTCCCCGCACCAGGTGCGTGTGAGGCCACTGGTCCCCGAGAGGAAATCCTCTCTGCCCCCCACGTCCCCCATGGAGAGGAGTCCCAAGGGCAGGCTGTCTTTCGACCTCCCACTGACTCCACCCACCCACCTCGACCACATAGGGCTGAAGATCTCCCTGAAGGGGAAGACAAAGGTCAGCCGGCACCACTCTGACTCCACCTTTGGCACCAAGCTGGCCCAGAAGACCAGTCCCATCACACCCATCATGCCCGTGGTGACGCAGTCTGACCTGCGCTCTGTCCGCCTCCGCTCCATCAGCCGCTCAGAGCCAGAGGACAATGTTGATGGCCCAGAGCACACAGAGGAGCCAGCGCACATCCCCTGCCCAGGGCCGGAGAGGAAAGTGAAGCCACCCGTGGCAGAGAAGCCACCACTGGCCAGGCGCCCCCCCTGCATCCTGCCCAAGCCCCCAGTTCTGCGGGAGGAGGGTCCCCtgtcccccaaatccccaccaGGCACAACCGCCAAGGAgaaggggctggcacaggacacCTTTGTGGTGCTGCGGAGAGGGGAGCTGaggaggggtctgggggagcCCCATTTGTCTCTGACCCCAGCGGGGCCCCGGCGGCTCTCGCAGGGCAGCCTGGATGAGCTGCGGCCAGAGCGGAGCGGTGCCGAGGGGGAGCGGAGGAAGGCCAAGGTGCCCCCACCAGTGCCCAAAAAGCCCAGTGTGCTGTACCTGCCGctcatcccagccccagcacagttGGGAGCTGGTGTGGGGGACCTGCcacccacccccagccccatcaTCACCCTGGACACTGACCCCACCTGCTGCGACCCTGACGCTGAGGATCCACCAACCCCCAAGGCTGTGGGCACGTCTGCCAGTGAGCCTGCCAGCGAACCTGCCTCAGAGCAAG gcagctcagcagaagCCGGCACGGAGGAGAAGAGCTTTGCCAGCGACAAGACGGCCGAGTCCATCGtggaggaggatgatgaggtGTTCACAACGTCCCGCACTACGGAGGATCTCTTCACAGTGATCCACAG GTCAAAGAGGAAGGTCTTGGGACGAAAAGAGCCTGGTGACACCTTCAGCAGCCGACCCACCTCCCACTCACCTGTAAAGACTTCAGGCTCCCCAACTGGCGAgtctctggcagcagcaggcaacAGTGGGAAGTCTTCCAGCAGGAATGAGGATTTTAAAGCCCTGCTCCAgaagaagagcagcaaaacaagCCCCGGTACTCGGCCATCTGCTGCCGAACTGCTCAAGACCACGAACCCGCTGGCCCGGAGGGTCATCACAGAGTTTGCCCCTGAGCTGGACAGTGCAAACAGCCCCAAAAGCCAGCCCTGA